TCGACTGGAGACCCCAGATCTCCGGCTTCTCGACGATCCGCTGACGCCAGCGCGGCTCCTGGGACATCGTCACCGCGGCACGCAGCAGGGCGTCCTGCACGGCGTCGATGTCGGTGTCGTACGGGACGGTGATGTCGACCAGCACGCGCGACCAGCCCTGGGACAGGTTGCCGACGCGCAGGATCTGCCCGTTCGGGACGAACCACAGGATGCCGTTCACGTCGCGGATCTGCATGACGCGGAGTCCCACGTTCTCGACCACGCCGGTGGCCTGCCCGGTGTCGACGACGTCCCCGACGCCGGCCTGGTCCTCGAGGATCATGAAGACGCCGGACAGCAGGTCCTTCACGATGCTCTGCGCACCGACCGCGAGGCCCGCGGCGATCAGCGAGGCGCCACCGACGATCCCCACTGCGGCGTTCGGCAAGACCTGCGGGATGATCACGGCGAGGGCGATGATGACCACCGCCACGGTCGCCAGGTTCTCGAGCACACTGCCGAGGGTCCGGGTCCGTTGCACGACACGGGCGGTCTGCACCGGTGAGGCGATGAGCGCCTGGGTGTCGTCGACGTTCTGGCGCCGCTTGGCACCGTTCACCACCCGGTCGACGATGCCCTTGATCACGCGACGGAGGACGAGTCGGACGATGATCGCGGCGATGATCGTCACGACGATGACGATCGGGACGTGCCAGGTCTCGACGAACTGGGTGAAGGTGTTCGACATCCAGGCGGGGACGTCGTCGGTCGTGTTCGCAGCCAGGTCCATGATCCGAACGATGCTAGAGGGCGGGGCCTCGGCGACCCTTGAGGATCACCGAGGCCCCGCCCCTGCACTGCCGTCGGACGACGATCAGGCGTCGGCCCCCTGGACCCGCAGCGCGCGCTCGGTGCCCGCGAGGTTCTCGGACACGATGCGGCGGAGCGCCGGGGTCTCCGGGTGTGCCTCGAGCCACGCGTTCGCGGCGTCGCGGAGCTCGACCGACGCGAGCGGCGCCGGGTAGAGGCCGCTGACGATCGTGTCGGCGATGTGGTAGCTCCGCTCGGCCCAGATGCTGGTCAGCACGTCGAAGTACCGCGACACGAGCCCCTCGAGGACGACCGGGCTGTTGGTGTGCTGGAAGCCGACGGTCGTCTGGCGGACGATGGCGTTCGGCGCCTCGGACGAGTCGACGAGCGACGAGAACGCCGCGAGCTTGCCCTCGGCGGTCGGGATCGTCGCACGCGCCCGGGCGGCGGCCTGCTCGCCCGAGGCCGTCTTGTCGGCGGCGAGCTCGGCGTCGACCTCGGCGTCACCGGCAGCACCGGCGAGGACGAGGCCCTCGAGCAGCTCCCAGCGCAGGTCGGTGTCGATCTCCAGGCCCTGCAGTGTGACGGACCCGTCGCGCAGGCCCTGCAGGGTCGTGACGTGCTCCGGCGTCGAGGCGATCTGCGCGAAGAACTTCACGAACTGGAACTGGGCGTCGGACCCGGCCTCGGCCGAGGAGGCCAGCTGCCAGAGGGTGTCGCCCACGGTGCGGACGGTGGCGTCGACCTTCGCCGGTGCCACGTAGCTCCGGGCGGTCAGCAGCAGCTGCGAGAGCGTGGTGCGGATCGTGGTCGACTCGGTCTCGGTCGCGATGTTGCCGAGCACCAGGCGGACGTAGTCGCTCGCGGGCGACTCGGCGTCGCGCGTGGCGTCCCACATCGCGCCCCAGACGATGGAGCGGGCGAGCGGGTTCGCGATCGCGGCGAGGTGCTCGATCGCGGTGCGGCGGGACTGCTCGTCGAGACGGATCTTGGCGTAGGCCAGGTCGTCGTCGTTGAGGAGCACGAGGTCGCCGCGGTGCACGCCGACGAGCTCGGGGACCTCGGTGCGGGCACCGTCGACGTCGATCTCGACGCGGTGCGTGCGCTCGAGCTTGCCGCCGCCCGACGCGGTGTCGGCACCGAAGGGCGCCGACTCGTCCGTCGTGAAGCCGTAGACGCCGATCGCCAGGCGGTGCGGGCGGAGCGTCGGGTGGTCGGCCGGAGCCTCCTGCAGCACGGCGAAGGACGTGATCACGCCGGATTCGTCGACCTCGATCTCGGGGCGCAGCGTGTTCACGCCGGCGGTCTCGAGCCACAGCTGCGACCACTCGGACAGGTCGCGGCCGCTGGTCGCCTCGAGCTCGACGAGCAGGTCGCGGAGCTCGGTGTTGCCGTGGTGGTGCTTCGTGAAGTAGGCCGAGACGCCCGCGAAGAACGCGTCGATGCCGACCCACGCCACGAGCTGCTTGAGGACGGAACCGCCCTTGGCGTAGGTGATGCCGTCGAAGTTGACCTGGACGTCCTCGAGGTCGTTGATCGTCGCGACGATCGGGTGCGTCGAGGGGAGCTGGTCCTGGCGGTAGGCCCAGGACTTCTCCATCGCCTGGAAGGTGGTCCACGCCTCGGTCCACTCGGTGGCCTCGGCGGTGGCGATGGTCGACGCCCACTCGGCGAACGACTCGTTCAGCCACAGGTCGTTCCACCACTTCATGGTGACGAGGTCGCCGAACCACATGTGCGCGAGCTCGTGCAGGATCGTGACGACCCGGCGCTCCTTGATGGCGTCGGTGACCTTCGAGCGGAAGACGTAGGTCTCGGTGAAGGTCACGCAGCCCGCGTTCTCCATCGCGCCGGCGTTGAACTCCGGCACGAAGAGCTGGTCGTACTTCTCGAACGGGTACGGGACGTCGAACTTCTCCTCGTAGTAGGCGAAGCCCTTCTTGGTCGTCTCGAACACGTACTCGGGGTCGAGGTACTCGGCGAGCGAGCGCCGCGCGAAGACGCCGAGCGGGATGGTCCGACCGTCGCGGCTCGTGAGCTCGTCGCGGACGACCTCGTACGGGCCGGCGACGAGCGCGGTGATGTAGCTCGAGATCGTCGCGGTCGGGCTGAACGCCCATGTGGCGATCTCGCCGTCGACGTGGGGCTCGGGCGTCGGGGAGTTCGAGACGACCTGCCAGCGCGACGGTGCCGTGACGGTGAAGGAGAACTCGGCCTTGAGGTCGGGCTGCTCGAACACCGCGAACATCCGGCGCGAGTCCGGGACCTCGAACTGGGAGTACAGGTAGACCTCGTCGTCGACCGGGTCGACGAAGCGGTGCAGGCCCTCGCCCGTGTTCGTGTACATCGCGTCGGCGACGACCACGAGCTCGTTCTGCTCCTGCAGGTCGTCGAGCTGGATGCGCACGCCGTCGTTCACCGCGGCGACGTCGAGCGCCGAGCCGTTCAGGGTGATCGAGTGCACGGTCTTCGTGATCGCGTCGATGAAGGTCGAGGCGCCGGGCGTCGCGGTGAACCGGACGCGCGTGGTGCTGCCGAAGGTCTCGGCCCCGCGGGTCAGGTCCAGCTCGACGTCGTACGTCTGCACGTCGACGATCGCGGCGCGTTCCTGGGCTTCGGTTCTGGTGAGGTTCTCTCCGGGCACGGACGCTCCAACTTCGCTTGCGGCGCGGACGATCGATGTCCGCGGTGAGGGGATCCCGGCAGGCGTCGTGCGCCGTCGGGACGATGGGATCAGCCTAGCGAGCGCGCGTACGCTCGCAGCGTGACCGAGACGACTGTGGACAACACCGAGACCGCCCGCACCGCCGTGGAGTTCTGGTTCGACCCGAACTGCCCGTGGGCCTGGATGACGAGCCGCTGGGTCGGCGAGGTCGAGCGCCAGCGCCCGATCGACGTGACCTGGAAGGTGATGAGCCTCTTCGTCCTCAACGAGGACCAGGACATCCCGGACGATTACCGGGAGCGCATCCACACGGGACAGCTCTACCCGCGCATCGTCACCGCCGCGCTGCTCCGTCACGGCCAGGACGTCGTCAAGCCGCTGTACGACGCGCTCGGCGAGCACGTCCACCACCGCCAGGAGTCCGACCCCGACCAGGTCGTGCCCGCCGTGCTCCGCGAGCTCGACCTCGACGAGGACCTGCTCGAGTACGCGTGGACCGACGAGGTCGACCAGGCCGTCCGTGCGAGCCACCAGGACGGCATCGACCGGGTCGGTCAGGACGTCGGCACCCCGGTCATCGCCGTCGAGGGCACCGCGTTCTTCGGCCCCGTCATCTCCCCGGCGCCGAAGGGCCAGGAGGCGCTCGACCTGTGGGACGGCGTCGTCGCCGTCGCGAAGGTCCCCGGCTTCTTCGAGCTCAAGCGTTCGCGGACGGTCGGTCCGATCTTCGACACCGTCGAGTAGCCCGGCCGGCGTCCACGACGCGACCGGTGGACGGACGGACGGGAGGCGCGGTGCGGCTCCGCCCCGCGCCTGCCGTCCGTCCGACGCCCCGTCAGGACAGGGGCAACCGCATCAAGGTCAGGTCGAGCCACCGGTCGAACTTCCGCCCGACCTCAGGCAGCACGCCGACGGTGGTGAAGCCGAGTCGCTCGTGGAGGGCGATCGAGCCGGTGTTCGTCGAGCAGATGCCCGCCATCAGGACGTGCACGCCGGCCGAGCGGGCGTGCGCGACGAGCGCGTCCATGAGCACGGTGGCGATGCGCCGACCGCGGAACGCCGGGACGACGTAGACGCTGTGCTCCACGGTGTGCCGGTACCCCTGGTGCGGCCGGAAGGCGCTGTAGGTGACGTACCCGGCGACGGCGCCGTCGACCTCGGCGACCAGGACGGGCAGCCCGGCAGCCCGGCGCTCCGCGAGCCAGCCGTCGAAGTACTCCCGCGGGTGCGGCTCCTCCTGCCAGATCGCGGTCGAGTGCAGCACGGCGTCGACGTGCAGGGCGTGGACGACGTCGAGGTCACGCGGCTCGCAGTCGCGGACCGTGACCGAGGACGCCGACCCCGTCGCATATGCTGTCGCCATGTCTCAGATCGTAGACGACTTCTCGGCGACGGTGGAACCGGTCACCGAGCACCCGGACGACGCCGACCAGCGTCGCCTGGGGGAGCGACTGCAGCGCCTCCGCACCGAGCGGAAGTGGAGCCTGACCGAGCTCGCCGAGGAGTCCGGCGTCTCCCGCGCGATGATCAACCGCGTCGAGCGCGGGGTGTCCAGTCCGACGGCGACGATCCTCGGGCGGCTGTCCGGGGCGTTCGGACTCACGATCTCGCAGCTCCTCGACGAGGCACTCGACCACGAGGTGCCCAGGGCGACCGACCCGGACGAGGCGCGTGGCGTCCAGCGCGGGGTGACCGCCGACTCCTGGACCGATCCCGAGACCGGGTACCGCCGTCGTCCGGTCTCGAGCGCCGACTTCCCCGCGGACGTCACCGAGGTGCGCCTCCCGGCCGGTGCGCAGGTGGCGTACCCGGCGTCCGCCTACGCGTTCCTGCGGCACTGCATCTGGGTGGTCGACGGTGTGCTCGAGGTCGTCGTCGGCGACGAGCCCACCCGGCTCGGTGCCGGCGACCGCATCGAGCTCGGTGAGCCCGCCGACGTGGTCTACCGGAACCCCGGCGCGGAGCCCGTGCGGTACGTCGTCGTGGTGGTCCGGGCCCCTCGGGGCCGGGAATAGGATCGGAGCCATGCGCATCCACCTCGGAACGGACCACGCCGGCCTCGAGTTCACCAAGACCCTCGCCCAGCACCTCACCGAGGCGGGGCACGAGGTCGTCGACCACGGGCCGACCGAGTACGACGCGCTGGACGACTACCCCTCGTTCTGCATCAACGCCGCGCACGCGGTCGTGCAGGACCAGCGCGCGGGCGTCGAGGCGCTCGGGGTCGTCTTCGGCGGGTCGGGCAACGGCGAGCAGATCGCCGCGAACAAGGTGGAGGGCATCCGCGCTGCGCTGGTCTGGAACGAGTCGACCGCGCTCCTCGCCCGCCAGCACAACGACGCGAACGTCGTCTCGATCGGCGCGCGCCAGCACACCGAGGAGGAAGCGATGCGCTTCGTCGACATCTTCGTCGCCGAGCCCTTCTCGGGCGAGGAGCGTCACGCTCGCCGCATCGCGCAGCTGGCCGAGTACGAGACGACGGGGCACATCGCCGGTCGGCAGATCGACGAGTAGTCCGGGTAGACAGGACCGATGCCAGAGGGTCACTCCGTCCACCGCATCGCGAACCAGTTCTCCCGGCACTTCGTCGGCAAGCGCTGCGAGGTCTCCAGCCCACAGGGGCGGTTCGCCGCCGGTGCCGCCCAGCTCGACGGCAAGCGCATGGTCGCCGCCCGGGCCGTGGCGAAGCAGATGTTCCTCGAGTTCGAGGACGACCTGTTCCTCCGCGTCCACCTCGGGCTCTACGGGGCGTGGGACTTCGCGGGCGTGATCTCGTCGGCCGAGGCGCTGTCCGAGGACGGCGACGGCGAGGAGTCGCTGTCGTCGATCGGCGCCCCGCGGCTCGCCCGGTACCGGATGGCCGAGCAGGAGAAGTCGGAGGACCCGATCGAGTCCTTCCCACCGGACCCGGTCGGCCAGGTGCGCGTCCGCATCCTGACCGAGGACACCGTCGCCGACCTCCGCGGACCGACGGCCTGCGTCGTCGAGGACCCGGCCGGGGTGCAGCGCGCGCTCGACAAGCTCGGGCCGGACCCGATCAACGACGACGGCCCGGAGGCCGAGCAGACCTTCGTCGACAACGTCCGGAAGCGGAACGTCGCGATCGGGCAGCTGCTCATGGACCAGGCCGTCGTCGCGGGCATCGGCAACATCTACCGGGCCGAGCTGCTCTTCCGGCAGCGCATCGACCCGTACAAGCCCGGCAGGAAGATCACCGTCGAGCAGGCGAAGGCGCTCTGGCAGGACTGGTCGAAGCTGCTGCACGCGGGGGTCCGTGACGGCCTCATGCTGACGATGGACGACCTGTCCGAGGCCGACCAGGCGAAGGCCGTGCGCTCGCGGAAGGACCGTCACTGGGTGTACCACCGCGAGGGGGAGCCCTGCCGGGTGTGCGGCACCGAGATCCGGATGGCGGACATGGCCGGACGCAAGCTCTACTGGTGCCCGAAGGACCAGGAGTAACGCCGGGAACCAGGAGGAGCCAGGGGACGAGGAGGCGCCGGCGCCGCTACAGGTCGCGGTGCGTGAACCGTCCCGCGATCGCGGTCCCGAGCACCTCGGCGTGCCGCAGCGACGCCGAGTCGGCGACCGCCAGCGGGTCCGCGGCGAGCAGCACCAGGTCGGCGACGTCGCCGACGGACACGCCGACCCGACCGCCCTCGGTCGAGCCGCGCCACGCGGTCAGCGCCGCCAGCCGCTCGGACGGGTGCCACGGTGTGCGTCCGTCGCGGTCCCGCCCGACCGCGGCCGCCATCGACACCCACGGGTCGAGCGGCGCCACGGGAGCATCCGACCCGAGCCGGAGCTCCGCACCGGCCCGGTGCAGCGACGCGAACGGGAAGGCCCGGTCGGTCATGCCCGCCCAGTACCGGTCCGCGATGTCCCGATCGTCCATCGCGTGCTCGGGCTGGACGGACGCAGCGACCCCGAGCCGGGCGAACCGGTCGACGTCGGTGTCGACGAGCAGCTGGGCGTGCTCGATGCTGCCCCGCGCGCCCACGGCCTCGAACACGTCGAGCGCCAGGGTGTTCGCCCGGTCGCCGATCGCGTGCACGGCGGGGACGAGTCCGGCGTCGACCGCGCGCCGGACCATCGCGACGAGGTCCTCGAACGGGTACGCGAGCACCCCCTCGCCCGACGTCAACGCGGCGGTCCGGGTGCCGAGCGAGCCGTCGGTGATCACCTTGAACGGACCCGTCCGGACCAGGCCACGGGTACCGTCCACGACGTCGCCGGTCCGGAGGCCACGGGCGATCGCCGCGTCGAGGCCGCCCGGGTACACCCCGCAGTCCACCCGCAGGCCGTCGGTGCCGGCGCGGACCCGTCGCGTCCAGCGGGCGAGTCCGGACACCATCTCGAGGTCGACGACACGCGTCACGCCGCGGGCGGCCGCTGCGTCGACCGCCTCCGCCGCCCAGTCGTCGAGCACGTCGTCCGGCACCCGGGACAGCACCGCGGTCACGTCGAAGGCGTCCTGCTCGCGCAGGACCCCGTCGTCCCCGGCGACGAGCGGCCGTCCGACGAGCGCCGAGCAGTGGGCGAGCGCGAGCGCGTTGCACCACACGGCGTGCAGGTCGGCGCTGATGACGACGACCGGGAGGCCCGGTGCGGCACCGTCGAGCAGCTCGCGTCGTGCGGGGCGCGGCCAGGTCCCGTCGCGGTAGCCGTGGCCGACGAGCACCAGGTCCGACACCCCGGTGCGCGCGACCGCGGCGAGCGCCTCGGCCGTCGCCTCCGCCGACGTGCAGGCGGACACGTCGACGCGCCGGCGGACCAGGGCCCACTGGTCGAAGTGCACGTGGTGGTCGACGAGCCCCGGACCGAGCCACGCGCCGTCGGTCTCGACGACGTCGGTGTCGGCGCCCGTGGGCGGGTCGAGCGTGCCGGCGGGGGCGACCGCGTCGACGCGGCCGCCGACGATGCGGACGTCGCACGGCGCGCCGGAGGTGCCCACCCGGCGGACGGTGCGGAGCAGGACGTCGGTCACGATGCCTCCCGGTCGTCCCGGCGCGCCACCTGGGCGCGCTCGACGGCGTCGGCGAGCGCTGGCGAGGCGTACGGGCCGTCGCCGCGGAGCCCGGCGACGATCCGCTCGACGACCTCGGGAGCCTTGTTCTGCGAGAGCTTCGCGCGGGCGTCGAACCGGGTGACCCGGATGCGGATGCCGACGGTGCCCTTCGCCGCGCGGCGGGCGGTCGCGGGGTCGACGTCGAGGGACACCGGCTCGGGCATCACGCGCTCGAAGTGGTCGACCAGCTCGCCGAGCACCCGGAAGTTCTCCTCGTCGGACAGGATCTCCGGCGTGCCCCAGCAGTGCGCCGTCACGTGGTCCCAGGTCGGGACGAACTGCTCCGGTGGGTACCAGGCGGGGGAGACGTAGCCGTGCGGGCCCTGGAACACGACGAGGACCTCGTGCTGGCCGAGCTCGTGCGCGACCTCGTCCGGTCGGCCGACGTGCGACACGAGGACGAAGGCGTCGGGATCGTCGTCCGGTCCCGGCGCCTCGAGCAGGAACGGGTAGTGCGAGGCGACGAGCCCCTGGGCGGTGTGCGACACGATCGTCGCCCACGGGTGCCCGTCGATCAGACGTCGCACCTCGTCGACGTCGGTCATGAGGAAGTGGGGTGTGTGCCGCATGCGACGAGCGTGGCACATGCGAGGCTGGTCGGCATGGAGAAGCGCGCCGCGTACGAGTCCGTCCTGCCCTACGTCCGTGAGTGGATCGACTACAAGGTGTGGCAGCTCCGGCTCCCGGGCGTGCAGGTCGCGATCGGATTCGAGGACGAGGTGCTGTTCTCCGAGGCCTGGGGTCACGCGGACGTCGAGGCCGGACGGCGCCTGACGACCACGGACCTGTTCCGGATCGCGTCGCACTCGAAGACCTTCACCGCGACCGCGCTGCTGCAGCTCGCCGACGCCGGCGCGCTGCGGCTCGACGACACCGTCGGGTCGTTCGTGCCCGCCCTCGTCGACGCCGGGTCGCCGATCGCCGACGCGACGGTGCGCGAGCTCATGGAGATGGGCGGCGGTGTCGTGCGTGACGGTGCCGACGGCGACCACTGGGCGCTCGACCACCCGTTCCCGGACGCCGACCAGCTCGTCGCGCTCGTGGTCGAGGGCGGCGCGAAGGTCCCCGTCGGCTCGGCCTTCAACTACTCGAACCTCGGCTACGGCCTGCTCGGACTCGTCATCGAGGCCGTCACCGGCACGACCTACGCCGAGCACGTCCGGCGTGCGATCGTCGAGCCGCTCGGACTCACCGGCACCGGGCCGGAGTACGACCCGGCGCGCGAGGACGAGTTCGTCGTCGGCTACACGGGCCTGCACACCGCCCGCACCCGCCAGCGTGTCCCGCACGTCACGACCGGGGCGCTCGCCGCGGCGACGGGCTTCCACGGCACCG
The sequence above is drawn from the Curtobacterium sp. MR_MD2014 genome and encodes:
- a CDS encoding amidohydrolase, with amino-acid sequence MTDVLLRTVRRVGTSGAPCDVRIVGGRVDAVAPAGTLDPPTGADTDVVETDGAWLGPGLVDHHVHFDQWALVRRRVDVSACTSAEATAEALAAVARTGVSDLVLVGHGYRDGTWPRPARRELLDGAAPGLPVVVISADLHAVWCNALALAHCSALVGRPLVAGDDGVLREQDAFDVTAVLSRVPDDVLDDWAAEAVDAAAARGVTRVVDLEMVSGLARWTRRVRAGTDGLRVDCGVYPGGLDAAIARGLRTGDVVDGTRGLVRTGPFKVITDGSLGTRTAALTSGEGVLAYPFEDLVAMVRRAVDAGLVPAVHAIGDRANTLALDVFEAVGARGSIEHAQLLVDTDVDRFARLGVAASVQPEHAMDDRDIADRYWAGMTDRAFPFASLHRAGAELRLGSDAPVAPLDPWVSMAAAVGRDRDGRTPWHPSERLAALTAWRGSTEGGRVGVSVGDVADLVLLAADPLAVADSASLRHAEVLGTAIAGRFTHRDL
- a CDS encoding FMN-binding negative transcriptional regulator: MRHTPHFLMTDVDEVRRLIDGHPWATIVSHTAQGLVASHYPFLLEAPGPDDDPDAFVLVSHVGRPDEVAHELGQHEVLVVFQGPHGYVSPAWYPPEQFVPTWDHVTAHCWGTPEILSDEENFRVLGELVDHFERVMPEPVSLDVDPATARRAAKGTVGIRIRVTRFDARAKLSQNKAPEVVERIVAGLRGDGPYASPALADAVERAQVARRDDREAS
- a CDS encoding mechanosensitive ion channel family protein; its protein translation is MDLAANTTDDVPAWMSNTFTQFVETWHVPIVIVVTIIAAIIVRLVLRRVIKGIVDRVVNGAKRRQNVDDTQALIASPVQTARVVQRTRTLGSVLENLATVAVVIIALAVIIPQVLPNAAVGIVGGASLIAAGLAVGAQSIVKDLLSGVFMILEDQAGVGDVVDTGQATGVVENVGLRVMQIRDVNGILWFVPNGQILRVGNLSQGWSRVLVDITVPYDTDIDAVQDALLRAAVTMSQEPRWRQRIVEKPEIWGLQSISDAGMVFRLVVKTRASELDVVGREMRVRLKRAVDELGVTLPAMAMIMPEGWENATSINGLRSVRTQPTPAPTKSRGGKRGNLFGRAIRTDDTDRGQDPGKDHQ
- a CDS encoding GNAT family N-acetyltransferase → MATAYATGSASSVTVRDCEPRDLDVVHALHVDAVLHSTAIWQEEPHPREYFDGWLAERRAAGLPVLVAEVDGAVAGYVTYSAFRPHQGYRHTVEHSVYVVPAFRGRRIATVLMDALVAHARSAGVHVLMAGICSTNTGSIALHERLGFTTVGVLPEVGRKFDRWLDLTLMRLPLS
- a CDS encoding Fpg/Nei family DNA glycosylase; translation: MPEGHSVHRIANQFSRHFVGKRCEVSSPQGRFAAGAAQLDGKRMVAARAVAKQMFLEFEDDLFLRVHLGLYGAWDFAGVISSAEALSEDGDGEESLSSIGAPRLARYRMAEQEKSEDPIESFPPDPVGQVRVRILTEDTVADLRGPTACVVEDPAGVQRALDKLGPDPINDDGPEAEQTFVDNVRKRNVAIGQLLMDQAVVAGIGNIYRAELLFRQRIDPYKPGRKITVEQAKALWQDWSKLLHAGVRDGLMLTMDDLSEADQAKAVRSRKDRHWVYHREGEPCRVCGTEIRMADMAGRKLYWCPKDQE
- the pepN gene encoding aminopeptidase N; translated protein: MPGENLTRTEAQERAAIVDVQTYDVELDLTRGAETFGSTTRVRFTATPGASTFIDAITKTVHSITLNGSALDVAAVNDGVRIQLDDLQEQNELVVVADAMYTNTGEGLHRFVDPVDDEVYLYSQFEVPDSRRMFAVFEQPDLKAEFSFTVTAPSRWQVVSNSPTPEPHVDGEIATWAFSPTATISSYITALVAGPYEVVRDELTSRDGRTIPLGVFARRSLAEYLDPEYVFETTKKGFAYYEEKFDVPYPFEKYDQLFVPEFNAGAMENAGCVTFTETYVFRSKVTDAIKERRVVTILHELAHMWFGDLVTMKWWNDLWLNESFAEWASTIATAEATEWTEAWTTFQAMEKSWAYRQDQLPSTHPIVATINDLEDVQVNFDGITYAKGGSVLKQLVAWVGIDAFFAGVSAYFTKHHHGNTELRDLLVELEATSGRDLSEWSQLWLETAGVNTLRPEIEVDESGVITSFAVLQEAPADHPTLRPHRLAIGVYGFTTDESAPFGADTASGGGKLERTHRVEIDVDGARTEVPELVGVHRGDLVLLNDDDLAYAKIRLDEQSRRTAIEHLAAIANPLARSIVWGAMWDATRDAESPASDYVRLVLGNIATETESTTIRTTLSQLLLTARSYVAPAKVDATVRTVGDTLWQLASSAEAGSDAQFQFVKFFAQIASTPEHVTTLQGLRDGSVTLQGLEIDTDLRWELLEGLVLAGAAGDAEVDAELAADKTASGEQAAARARATIPTAEGKLAAFSSLVDSSEAPNAIVRQTTVGFQHTNSPVVLEGLVSRYFDVLTSIWAERSYHIADTIVSGLYPAPLASVELRDAANAWLEAHPETPALRRIVSENLAGTERALRVQGADA
- a CDS encoding serine hydrolase domain-containing protein, coding for MEKRAAYESVLPYVREWIDYKVWQLRLPGVQVAIGFEDEVLFSEAWGHADVEAGRRLTTTDLFRIASHSKTFTATALLQLADAGALRLDDTVGSFVPALVDAGSPIADATVRELMEMGGGVVRDGADGDHWALDHPFPDADQLVALVVEGGAKVPVGSAFNYSNLGYGLLGLVIEAVTGTTYAEHVRRAIVEPLGLTGTGPEYDPAREDEFVVGYTGLHTARTRQRVPHVTTGALAAATGFHGTASDLVRYFSAHVPGRGSLLSDHAKRLAQRKAWSALDTDPAARGYGAGFIVDRIGGREVRGHSGGFPGQITQTVFDPASSLVVSVLTSSATGPAGMLATGIVHLLDAAADEHAPGPELPEGVDTDRYTGRFTTFEGITDVARVGDRLLAIDPTQPVPTESPVRLGVVDEDTLVMAAGNRFGSVDERITYARDETGAVVSFRGDSGMTHRPWSVPEESPEVAAALV
- a CDS encoding ribose-5-phosphate isomerase, translated to MRIHLGTDHAGLEFTKTLAQHLTEAGHEVVDHGPTEYDALDDYPSFCINAAHAVVQDQRAGVEALGVVFGGSGNGEQIAANKVEGIRAALVWNESTALLARQHNDANVVSIGARQHTEEEAMRFVDIFVAEPFSGEERHARRIAQLAEYETTGHIAGRQIDE
- a CDS encoding mycothiol-dependent nitroreductase Rv2466c family protein; this encodes MTETTVDNTETARTAVEFWFDPNCPWAWMTSRWVGEVERQRPIDVTWKVMSLFVLNEDQDIPDDYRERIHTGQLYPRIVTAALLRHGQDVVKPLYDALGEHVHHRQESDPDQVVPAVLRELDLDEDLLEYAWTDEVDQAVRASHQDGIDRVGQDVGTPVIAVEGTAFFGPVISPAPKGQEALDLWDGVVAVAKVPGFFELKRSRTVGPIFDTVE
- a CDS encoding helix-turn-helix domain-containing protein; the encoded protein is MSQIVDDFSATVEPVTEHPDDADQRRLGERLQRLRTERKWSLTELAEESGVSRAMINRVERGVSSPTATILGRLSGAFGLTISQLLDEALDHEVPRATDPDEARGVQRGVTADSWTDPETGYRRRPVSSADFPADVTEVRLPAGAQVAYPASAYAFLRHCIWVVDGVLEVVVGDEPTRLGAGDRIELGEPADVVYRNPGAEPVRYVVVVVRAPRGRE